The DNA segment aatttgcaagtcagacCTGCCTACGggtagccacacgaccatgtccaggccacacgggcgtatgcccctATCTTTAAGGAAAAATTCCCAAAGTTGCCAGTTTAGCCCCGAACTACTTCAaaagcatgtattgggccccgtaggcccatattagggactttatggtgcaatttttaaataattgatttGGAATGCTAATTTATGATtcgattttgtataaatgttagtgtataagtccggtaatgcctcataaccctattccggtgacagatacaggtgaagggtgttacaaatgGAATCATCGCGATAAATCTAAgagtagatcaaagtcttcaaacagaggtaaaacttgtaacttctgcaagaagaaagggcacattaaatctaaatgctataagctacagaacaagattaaaaggcaagctgcgaatcaaaaggaaaaacaaccagaaaattccggtgaagctgatgttgtagaagactacggtgatggtgaacttctagtcgcttcggtcaacaattctaaagtgagcgaggagtgggtacttgattcaggctgcaccttccattTGAGTCCCAAtagggattggtttacaacttacgaaacagtgtctgaaggtgttattttgatgggaaataatgcttcgtgtaaaatcgcaggtgttggaacaattaaagttaagatgtttgatggagttgccAGAACACTTTGTGACGTActacatgttccagaattgaaaagaaatttaatttcgttgagtactgtTGATTCAAAAAGGTaaagatacacagctgaaagtggggttttaaaaatttctaaaggttCCTTTGTTGTGATGAAaaggcagagaaagactgccaagttatatgttttgtcgagttctactgttactggtgatgcaactgtcgcttcctcttccttgtcaaatgatgatattactaaactttggcatatgcggcTAGGGCATATGAGTAAGAATGGCATggaagaattgagcaaaagatgacttcttgatgggcaaggaatttgcaaactgaatttctatGAGCACTATGTTtttggaaagcaaaagagagttcgattcaccatagaaatccataacatgaagggaacgATGGAGTATAtacattctgatctgtgggggccatctagagtgccttcgagaggtgaagctaattatatgctaacctttattgatgatttttccagaaaagtttagaAGTTCTTCTTGaagtagaaaagtgatgtgttttcagcatttaagtcttggaaaattatgattgaaaaatagacgggaaaacaaataaaatacctccacacagacaatggcttagagttttgttctgatgattttaatagattgtgcaagtcagaagggatagTGAGACACTCGACAGTTCGCCATACTCGGTAGCAAAATGgtattgcagaacgaatgaatagaacgatcatagagaaggttcgatgtatgttgtcaaatgccaacttaccaaagtcgttttgggccaAAGCAGCCTCTAcagcatgttttttgatcaaccgatccccATCTGTTGCTATTGAGAAAAAGAATCCGCAAGAGGTATGATCTGGTAATCCAgcaaattattctgatttaaatatttttgggtgtcttgcgtatgctcatgttgataatggaaaattggaaccgagatctattaaatgtgtttttcttggttataaagctagtgtaaaagggtataagttatggtgtcctgaaaatagaaaagttgtgattagcagagatgctgtttttgatgaaactgctatgctacctaacttatctcttaaagactcttccaataaatcaaaagcaggtggagcatcagattaatacagagtcgactcctcaagccagtacaaaaattgagaatagagttgcttcttcaccgcaatactctatcaccaaaaacaaaactagaagagaaattaaacctccaaagaagtatgctgaggctgatctagtttcttatgctttaaatgtggctgaagatatagatgtgaatccagagccatctaattattctgaggcaattagctgtgaagactcagaaaagtggatatttgctatgcaagaggagatggaatcactccacaaaaacagaacatgggattttgtgaaacttcctaaacgTAAAAAGACTGTTCGTTGTAAataggtgtttaaaaagaaataagggactctaggagttgaataacccagatataaagtaaggcttgttgcaaatGGTTACAATCAAATTCCacgagtggacttcacagatgtgttctccccagttgttaagcatagtttgaTTAGAGTTCTGCTTGGTATTGtagccatgcatgatttggagcttgagttagatgtaaaaactgcatttttgtatggagaacttgaggaggatatttacatgcaacaaccagagggttttacagtatcagaaaaagaggactatgtttgtgTAACCCCCTTAACCCCAAACCGtagccagaacagggttacggagcattaccaaacctATCggaaaatttacataaaataccTATGTTCAACCAAtctaaacaaatttaaatatgcTCAAAACTtcctaaatttacacattttatatattatccaatACTCAATTCTAATTACTTATCAAATATTATCAAGTAAATCAAATTCATACTAAATTAATCAAGTCCTATTATATACCATTAACAAAATCTAAATCTACTTATTTCACTTTTACATTCACCATTCAAAATGACACACataagacaccctaggtacatgccattatcaacaattaacaCGCTTTACCTCgttgaattcgggatcggcctcGGATGTTGATTCAACATTCTCACTTTAACTTAACTTGCGCATGAAaataaaccgtacgctgagtatgggtatactcaatggtatttctataatctgaacacttaaataaataaaaatataacaaacatttaaaatcatataacaatcataactattcaattatttaattcataGACAAATTTATTGTAACTTATTTCATTCTTTTCACTTACTAACCTATATAGCTTTCCACGATTTATTCACAAGTCATTAAACATTTATAATATTCACTTTTATCCAATCCAAAGCTACATAATTCATTTGTCTCAATCATACTTTAGTTCACTATTTAATCTTAATAAACTATATTCAACTGTTCACTTTTCAATCAGTGTTCTGTACATatccatttcaataacagtcattACCATTCATATCAAATCAACTTGCTATCACAGATAGCTTTCACTGTATAATACGATTCGTGTGTTTCAGTCCATATTTCAATTCTTCATTCAGTATCAATCTAATCACTATTATATTTAataacccctattaacatgactcagactcagacggatacacggatccaaccaaacacaccaaaatggcacctagtgcctcatcggatagttcgaagcaatataGTAACACCCAGTGactcatcggcctagccgaagtaaagtggtacccaatacctcatcgaatctatccgaaaaAATATGTGACACCCAGCGTCTCATcaactcgaggtcgaagtattcctgaactcttccaatcctatggcatgccaactatatccgatcTAGCCTGATACTGTTAATAGGTTTTCAATTCACTTTCCAGTTTCCAATCATTATACACTTCAACAATCACATTTATTCCCAATTCAATATaactcaattcacttttcaataaaaaatattcaatttcacaacAATCACTTATTCATattaatttcatcacatactaaatcaattcatttcaattataaaaaaaaaacacaatacaaataattcgcatcttaattatttatcataacatttacccaaaatttaattatcataattGCATAATATCACATTCACacattcacacacacacacacacacacacacatatatataattaattcaatattaattcaataaattcataacaTACCAAACCAACCCTCTTCCATTAtcaaacacaataattctcacttcAACATTCACTAAAGGcattgaataaaatataacaattaataactaggttcggattatagaaatacaaaccgtaatttccgAGCTAGCTCCTGTCGACTTTACCTTTTTTCCTTGCTTAGCTGAGATTTCTGAAACAACGCTAGCtacgaaaattaattaaatattatcaatacactaccattcaattttaatttctattcaaCTTTTgcttaaattctaatttagtccctaaaccgagactaacttttgttcttcatatttaactcaatattttcattcaattttcactttagACTTATTTCAACTCTCTAATTTTACCATAGgaccataatttcaaaattctttcaatttagtctctaccattcaaaacttatgaattactttacaattcaatccttatttcacttctaacttgaatttctatcaatttagaccttaattcatcattttattcatcatgaacaatatctagaaatctaaaaattttcaaaatatcctcttaatttcatcaaaaacattgTTCCAAAgcttccaaaacatcaaaattaagtaaaaataactaaattgacttaccaattaaactttcaaaccttaaaatctaaattttcccttttctccctttctttcttttctttccttcctttctctgtttcgtttcatgctattctatttttctattctttttcttccttttatttgctttatatatatatatatatatataatataataacttattaaatatctatttaataatcaatatatttattacaattgtaatattacttatatttacacatgtaacatatcatcatcatatatttgtcatgttttaatttatttattacataaaaatcttataatataattatttatttaataaatatctattaataattaaatacatatattacaaatgtatgtatttttatttatacacttGTATCAAATCATATCCATacatttatctttatttaatttattcatcatataatatcaatttaataataataaatatattaatatttacttaaataataagcaaatacatacatgtattacaaatgtatgtataatatttattacacttgtactaaatcatttttatacacttgtctttcttttatttattttatttatttcatataaaaatctatttaaatagaaagcaattaaataaaatatactacaattgtacaaatatatgtattacacttgtatattttatttaccatacatttgtctttatttaatttatttcataatataatatcaatttaataataacaataacattaatatttacttaaataataagtaaatacatacatatattacaaatgtatgtaaaatatttattacacatatattttaatttatttatcatataaatatcttataaaataattataataaattaatttaatatcatttattactaatatatatatttttataattaaaatctaagtaaaaattttagatttttactttatatgccgcctcacttatgctaaatggcataattaccattttgatccttttttattttcttttaatctataattaaactttcacactttattcaatttaatccttttatccaatttccttaattaagctaaattcacttaattaaactctaattaaccactcaattaaaattttaaatattttttataaatatttacagatccATTTTTCAgcaacggagacccgaaaatacacttttttgataaccgtaaaatttgggtcattacagtttgcttgctgaaaaagtccttttacggtttgaaacagtcaccaagacagtggtacaagaggtttgattcctttatgacttctcatgatttcaaaagaaatagttttgacagttgtgtttactttaagaaaaacagtgatggttcttttatgtatctacttttttatgttgatgacatgttgatagcagcaaaagataaaggagagataagaaaggtcaaagcccaactaagtgaaggatttgagatgaaagatttaggaccagaaAAGAAGATatttggtatggagattctcagagatagaaaagtaagtaaattgtacctaagtcaaaaggggtacattgagaaagttctttgtaggttcaatatgcagagtgctaagcctgttagtactccttcgtcggctttgtctccacaatcagatgatgagattgagtacatgtcacatgtttcatattctagtgcagtgggatctctcatctatgctatggtttgttcacgtccagatttatcatatgcagttagtgcagttagcagatacatgacgaatcccggtaaagaacactggaaagcagttcagtggattttaagatactcacgaggtactactgatgtttgatttcagtttggaagaactagagatggagttaatgggtatgttgatgttgattttgctggagacattgatagaagaagatctctcacaggttatgtctttacaatcgggggttgtgcaatcagttggaaagccactttgcaaactacaatcgctttgtctaccactaaagctgagtacatggtaattactgaggcttgtaaagaagctatctggttgaagggactctttagtgaactcaatgaagaccttcaaatcagtattatattttgtgacagtcagagtgcaatcttccttacaaaagatcaaatgtttcatgagagaacaaaacacattaatgttcggtatcattttgttcgtgatattattgctcgtggtgatattgttgtgagcaaaattagtacttatgaaaatcctgcagatatgatgactaagtcacttcctataaccaagtttgagcattgcttagacttggttggtctCCATTTTTGAAGTTAAActcttaaggggttttatggaagaggtggagaacttgttcgttgagagttcgcgatgaagaacttgttcattgagaattcatatcaaagtggagattgttagaattaaataacccaaatccttatttaaataaaatatagaagtaaaataaaataaaagtaaataaggTTTTTTAAGCCTTATTAAAATTGTTCATGGAAAAAGGAATAACGAcggtgaaaaataaaataaaataaaataaaataaaataaagaacacacaaatttttacgtggaaaccctttgaATAACGAcggtgaaaaataaaataaaataaaataaagaacacaaaaaattttatgtgaaaaccctttcgggaaaaaatcacgggcagaggagaagaaaattcactatgtcaaattcgaatgattaggaatagactatgtctatttataggcttgtaaagccatattctagtaagactgaaacaccttattctaatcaatataaaatagatggagtttaataaggtttaaaaaactttatttacttttattttattttcttctcttttgcccatgaacaatttttttcgtcttttttttaaatatttatttacttattttaacttctaccaccctttttattttattttcttctctttgtCTTTCTTTAATTACTTATCAAATAAATGCACATTTGGAGACAATTGTTTTGCATAGAAATTGCTTTTGTTAAGATATTGATGCGTCTTAGGTATTTCTCTTCTAAGTTGCTACCTTAATTGAATTCAACTTTCTATACGTTCTTGTTGATAGATCAGGGTCATTGGAATTTTATATTGGATCAGAATTCAACGAACAGTAAACATAGAttgtatttctttttgttttaatttttcttaacgTGTTATTATTTCGAGGAAATTGTTGTTTTCGTTTTCagtttgttttagaaaaaaacattTTCTTAGTCATTGGTTTATCTAAATGTGCATCAAGACCATCAATTTTACTTTCACAGtaattgttttcaattaaaagaTATGGAAACTGGATAGATAATTAGGTTATAGTAGTTTAATTGttgattttagattaaattacaaTTCATGGAGATTATTCAAAATATAGTGCTCTAATTAAAATGGTTAGTGTGAGTTAGGGTCTGTTTGTttgcatgtaaaatatttttcataaaatattttcattattttgttgtgtttgtttggtggaaaatgaattacCAAAGGAAATTATTCTCCAAAAATAAAAAAGCCTAAAATCAATGCTTTTTAAAGgaaaatgtctttttttttttgtaagataTTTTCTAAACTGATAAGGCTCTATTCACTGTCTTCACTGTCAAAGaacaaaaaggaaaatatttcaGAGTAAGGAAGGGGAAGCTGCCTTCATTATCAAAGAAAATAATCCCTtatattctaattttatattttttatgatttagtccatgaaatccaaatttttactagtttacaatttaattcctcaaaaacaaattgtaaaaatttagtccttacaactaaaattgtaaaatttttcaaaaattagtcCTTGATTTTTGAACAGTTAAAGTTTCatattctatttttcaaaattgtaaattctcaaataatgaaaattagtcctaaaactcaagttttgaaatctttactaatttaacccCTATAGTTTCAAATAATGTAAATTAGTCCTAAAACTCAAACATTTTATAATAGTATCAGTTGCCTTCTTTGTACCTTTGTCTTAATACACTTACTCTAAGAGAGAGCCGCAAATCGACCTGATTCTTTTTCCTTGAGGTTTCTCCCTCCCTCTTTTTTTTTAGTGACATTTTGATAAGTCTTACTTTTTCATGTCTTTGTAGGATGAAAGAATGGTCCTACATGTTAAGCTGTAGGGCTAAAGAGCTATCTCTCATTGCCATTATTTTTATGGCTGTAACTATTATTATGTGGACATGTGACAAAAGTCCAGTATTTACTTTCTCACTACTATCCAATAATCAATTGTTACAACTCTCTTCAGGTCTCTCCCTTGCTTCTATGAAATAGATATATTTGACAAAACATTTAAGAGGAAGAGTACTTCTACTTACATGCTCACGATAGCTTTCCTTCCTCATAATATCTGGTGCAGATATTAAAAGAGTGCCATTAGAACCCAAAAGACATGTCAAAGAAGATATTTCTATGTTGACACAGAGGAAAGTTATACATAACGAAGATGAAGATCATTTGGATAAGACACTTTCTATTGATACTGTTGACACTACAGTAAAACATGTTTTTAGCGgtttttttagcggcgtttgaatgaaaaatgcagctaaagatcgagtattagcggtgcttttttaaaaacgccgctatatgtacacctttagcggcgtaaacgccgcaaaaaaattaaCACAACGCCGTCGTTTTGTATTGTGCCTTTAGTggctttagtggcgctttttaaaaacgctgttaaagatcgagtattagcagcgcttttttaaaaacaccAGTATATGtacacctttagcggcgctttttgaaaaacgccgctaatacttgatctttagcggcattttttgaaaAACGCTGCAAAAGAATTTTGCAAAATGCCATCATTTTGTATTGAGCTTTTAGTGGCTTTAGCAGCATTTTTAAAAAGCGCCTCTAAAgatcgagtattagcggcgcttttttaagaAACGCCGCTATAAGTACACCTTtggcggcgctttttgaaaaacgccacaaaaaaatgaaaaaaattaaaatactattatttaaaataattttaaatatttttgatatatgactaattgttttttaatttatatgttaaatattttcttatataattgtaaaagagatagtattaattttaaaatattgaattaattatcattatagtttagggtttacggtatatggttaagggtttaatgtttatgagttactattttaaagTTTATGGATTACGAGtctagggattatggtttaagggtggtttaagggttggggttaaTGGTTAGGGATTAGGGGTTAAGTGTTAAGGGGATAGGGGTTAGGCGTTAAGGGGACATGGGTTAGGGGTTTATGATTTATGAgttaatattttaaggtttatggattatggtttagggattatgtgttggggtttaaggtttaggggttaagtGTTAAAGGATAGGGgttatgggtttagggtttatgatttaaaatttaagatttagggGTAAGGGttagaggtttagggtttagattaattagtattatttaatttatatattaaacgatttcttatataattgtaaaagagataatattaatcttaatatattaaaattatgattatagtttaaattatttaagagataatagataaaatttatatatattattaaatattgactatcataagttaattattatggcttccaaattataacaaataaaaataaatatgaaaactaagagattagtggcattttttaaaaaaacaccaCAAAAAAACAGGGCATTAGaggcgtttttttaaaaacgccacaaaaaacactatgaaaacggcgtcgttttcctTTCTTATATTTCATCTTCTTGTGTCATGCCCGACACTTAGCCATTTCCCCCAAAATCCCAAAACAGATATCCCAAACGCTTAGCCATTTCCagcaaaaccctaaaatagatttCCCTAATTCTCTACATTTCCCCTAATCCCTAGATTTCCCCCAAAATccctaagttttttttaatagtaCTTCGTTTAAGTAAAGCccttgtatttaaaaaaaaatcaatttttttcagGTATTAGGGAAAGCGATTCGGCCAGGTATTTCAACATCTAGAGTTTCTGTCAATGTTGGAGAAGAGTTAAATATTCGAGTAATTCATGCTTATAGttgatttttatttgaattttgatcgatcttatttttcttttatttgtaattgatgtcgaagatgcttgatttgtttAGGCTTTCTCTCAGTAAATGCTGATATAAAGTAAGAAGATAGTAAAGAATGCAagattaacatttttttttgtttctttttcttttaatatatgtGAGGTTCTAGCAGATTTATCAACGAAAATGAACttttagaaaaatgaaaatatcgGGAGTTTTGGCGAGAGAGAATTTCCTTTTCTCTTTCTCCAGATTCATTTGATTTATGTGATTATGTCAAGAAAGACGTAGGACTCTTACCCTTTTTTTGCCTATAAATATACATACTTATACCCCTTCAGTTCAGAATcagagagagaaaagaacaaacccaagattttagttttagtttttgaaTCTTTAGGTCAAAAGAATGGCAGAGGAAGTAGTATTGCTAGATTTCTGGCCAAGTATGTTTGGGATAAGATCCAGGATTGCTTTGGCTGAGAAAGGGATAAAGTATGAATACAAGGAAGAAGACTTGTGGAACAAGAGTGCTTTACTGTTGCAGACGAAACCTGTTCATAAGAAAATCCCTGTTCTTATCCATAACGGTAAACTTGTTTGTGAGTCGCTCATTCAAGTTCAATACATCGATGAGGTATGGCATGACAAAGCTCCTTTGCTCCCTTCTGACCCTTACCAAAAAGCTACTGCTAGATTTTGGGCTGATTATGTTGACAAGAAGGTACGTTCTTTTTTTAAGAGGCAATatgtgaaaataagaaaatagttTTAGTTCAGAAATTCTTATAAAATTTCTCTCTGGAAAAATGTGAAGGCATAGCATGAAAATTTTGGCTGTAATTTAGTTGTATAATGATTTAGAGTAGAAATTCTACGGTACAAGATTTGCACCTTTTCCTTTTTTggcatttttattcatttttcactTACAAAAGTACATATTGATGAGAATGACTGTGCATTCCTTTTAGTTCTTtattatcttaaaaataaaaaatttttggcTTTTCGAATGAAATGGTTATCAAGTTGCTTAAATCAAATTCCTTTAAGTTGTGTTAGTATATCATAGTTTTTTCTATCAGGTTTAGATTATGGCATTACATATTTTGTCTTGACAGACATCATGATCCTGCTatttttattcattgattgatGATAGGATTTTGGACTTGTACCTATAAAAGTTGCTACTTGGGGACCATTTGTTCTTCTTAATATGGACAATGAGATTTTACAAAAGGACAATATTGATACTGACAACGTTACAAGTGAATGGCTTGGTAGCTCCTCTGAATTATTTAGCCTTAATGGAGTTGATACCACACTAACTTATGTTTGTCGACGTGAGTACATCATAGAATGTAACTGGAAGGTGTGTCTCTGTGGTTAATGGAAGCTCCTTCAATTTAATTTCTTGTTCTTAGCTTTTTATGATAATACCTAAATGATACATGGAGTTTCCTTGTAGCTTTAATGATGCTGTCTGTGTGCTTTGTCTTCTGATAAAgcattaattattattatcactaGCACTAACAACATTATGTTGTCTTGAATATTAAATTGCATATTCTCCATACTAATGATTATATGATTGTTATCAAAAGCTTGCTGAACATACATGGAGATGGCTAgttgtattttgtttcttttacttACAAGTATTCTGCGACAACTACTTGGATGGTGGTTACCATGTGCTATTTGCACACAAAGGCCTTGCATCTGGTCTTTCACTTGATTCATATACCACCTCAGTATGCTTCGGTCTGTCCTTTCTGCTAGTTATATTTAAGATTAAAATGCTATTTGTTTGGCTTGTAATGTAATACGAACATGCTTGAAGCTTCTTTTaaggtaattttatttattatatgatattatatGCTCATTTTAGTTTTAGAATATCAAACATGTGAAAACATAGTATTCACAATGCATAGTAGTAAGCaagtgaataaattttattttgtaccTATAAGCTAGATATTTTGAGCAAGGTAAATTATGACACTTGCAACGATTAAAGAAAGGATAAATACATCATATAAAAAGAAGATAAATCTTGTTTAGGGCATATTTTGAGATTCTTCCTTAACAACAAAATACATAAGACAAACATGATCAGACATGTTTAGTTACTATTCTTGAATAGCAATGCCTTCTTTTTATGCTTTCACTTG comes from the Gossypium hirsutum isolate 1008001.06 chromosome A06, Gossypium_hirsutum_v2.1, whole genome shotgun sequence genome and includes:
- the LOC107951084 gene encoding uncharacterized protein isoform X3, which translates into the protein MAEEVVLLDFWPSMFGIRSRIALAEKGIKYEYKEEDLWNKSALLLQTKPVHKKIPVLIHNGKLVCESLIQVQYIDEVWHDKAPLLPSDPYQKATARFWADYVDKKDFGLVPIKVATWGPFVLLNMDNEILQKDNIDTDNVTSEWLGSSSELFSLNGVDTTLTYVCRREYIIECNWKDDKAFIERSLADSEKVQENTQMEDIRLCEGVQKGIESPAYSTGRYAPNVEKAMHHFHCLLYDNLINFFCLLNAFLNCCLASIGTAQGTPTPMFQFSSHSYWIPACKWHNTSPLYLLSSSYDGKVMLWDLRTALFYVLNGGKWNRKNQLH
- the LOC107951084 gene encoding uncharacterized protein isoform X4, which gives rise to MAEEVVLLDFWPSMFGIRSRIALAEKGIKYEYKEEDLWNKSALLLQTKPVHKKIPVLIHNGKLVCESLIQVQYIDEVWHDKAPLLPSDPYQKATARFWADYVDKKDFGLVPIKVATWGPFVLLNMDNEILQKDNIDTDNVTSEWLGSSSELFSLNGVDTTLTYVCRREYIIECNWKDDKAFIERSLADSEKVQMEDIRLCEGVQKGIESPAYSTGRYAPNVEKAMHHFHCLLYDNLINFFCLLNAFLNCCLASIGTAQGTPTPMFQFSSHSYWIPACKWHNTSPLYLLSSSYDGKVMLWDLRTALFYVLNGGKWNRKNQLH